The DNA segment NNNNNNNNNNNNNNNNNNNNNNNNNNNNNNNNNNNNNNNNNNNNNNNNNNNNNNNNNNNNNNNNNNNNNNNNNNNNNNNNNNNNNNNNNNNNNNNNNNNNNNNNNNNNNNNNNNNNNNNNNNNNNNNNNNNNNNNNNNNNNNNNNNNNNNNNNNNNNNNNNNNNNNNNNNNNNNNNNNNNNNNNNNNNNNNNNNNNNNNNNNNNNNNNNNNNNNNNNNNNNNNNNNNNNNNNNNNNNNNNNNNNNNNNNNNNNNNNNNNNNNNNNNNNNNNNNNNNNNNNNNNNNNNNNNNNNNNNNNNNNNNNNNNNNNNNNNNNNNNNNNNNNNNNNNNNNNNNNNNNNNNNNNNNNNNNNNNNNNNNNNNNNNNNNNNNNNNNNNNNNNNNNNNNNNNNNNNNNNNNNNNNNNNNNNNNNNNNNNNNNNNNNNNNNNNNNNNNNNNNNNNNNNNNNNNNNNNNNNNNNNNNNNNNNNNNNNNNNNNNNNNNNNNNNNNNNNNNNNNNNNNNNNNNNNNNNNNNNNNNNNNNNNNNNNNNNNNNNNNNNNNNNNNNNNNNNNNNNNNNNNNNNNNNNNNNNNNNNNNNNNNNNNNNNNNNNNNNNNNNNNNNNNNNNNNNNNNNNNNNNNNNNNNNNNNNNNNNNNNNNNNNNNNNNNNNNNNNNNNNNNNNNNNNNNNNNNNNNNNNNNNNNNNNNNNNNNNNNNNNNNNNNNNNNNNNNNNNNNNNNNNNNNNNNNNNNNNNNNNNNNNNNNNNNNNNNNNNNNNNNNNNNNNNNNNNNNNNNNNNNNNNNNNNNNNNNNNNNNNNNNNNNNNNNNNNNNNNNNNNNNNNNNNNNNNNNNNNNNNNNNNNNNNNNNNNNNNNNNNNNNNNNNNNNNNNNNNNNNNNNNNNNNNNNNNNNNNNNNNNNNNNNNNNNNNNNNNNNNNNNNNNNNNNNNNNNNNNNNNNNNNNNNNNNNNNNNNNNNNNNNNNNNNNNNNNNNNNNNNNNNNNNNNNNNNNNNNNNNNNNNNNNNNNNNNNNNNNNNNNNNNNNNNNNNNNNNNNNNNNNNNNNNNNNNNNNNNNNNNNNNNNNNNNNNNNNNNNNNNNNNNNNNNNNNNNNNNNNNNNNNNNNNNNNNNNNNNNNNNNNNNNNNNNNNNNNNNNNNNNNNNNNNNNNNNNNNNNNNNNNNNNNNNNNNNNNNNNNNNNNNNNNNNNNNNNNNNNNNNNNNNNNNNNNNNNNNNNNNNNNNNNNNNNNNNNNNNNNNNNNNNNNNNNNNNNNNNNNNNNNNNNNNNNNNNNNNNNNNNNNNNNNNNNNNNNNNNNNNNNNNNNNNNNNNNNNNNNNNNNNNNNNNNNNNNNNNNNNNNNNNNNNNNNNNNNNNNNNNNNNNNNNNNNNNNNNNNNNNNNNNNNNNNNNNNNNNNNNNNNNNNNNNNNNNNNNNNNNNNNNNNNNNNNNNNNNNNNNNNNNNNNNNNNNNNNNNNNNNNNNNNNNNNNNNNNNNNNNNNNNNNNNNNNNNNNNNNNNNNNNNNNNNNNNNNNNNNNNNNNNNNNNNNNNNNNNNNNNNNNNNNNNNNNNNNNNNNNNNNNNNNNNNNNNNNNNNNNNNNNNNNNNNNNNNNNNNNNNNNNNNNNNNNNNNNNNNNNNNNNNNNNNNNNNNNNNNNNNNNNNNNNNNNNNNNNNNNNNNNNNNNNNNNNNNNNNNNNNNNNNNNNNNNNNNNNNNNNNNNNNNNNNNNNNNNNNNNNNNNNNNNNNNNNNNNNNNNNNNNNNNNNNNNNNNNNNNNNNNNNNNNNNNNNNNNNNNNNNNNNNNNNNNNNNNNNNNNNNNNNNNNNNNNNNNNNNNNNNNNNNNNNNNNNNNNNNNNNNNNNNNNNNNNNNNNNNNNNNNNNNNNNNNNNNNNNNNNNNNNNNNNNNNNNNNNNNNNNNNNNNNNNNNNNNNNNNNNNNNNNNNNNNNNNNNNNNNNNNNNNNNNNNNNNNNNNNNNNNNNNNNNNNNNNNNNNNNNNNNNNNNNNNNNNNNNNNNNNNNNNNNNNNNNNNNNNNNNNNNNNNNNNNNNNNNNNNNNNNNNNNNNNNNNNNNNNNNNNNNNNNNNNNNNNNNNNNNNNNNNNNNNNNNNNNNNNNNNNNNNNNNNNNNNNNNNNNNNNNNNNNNNNNNNNNNNNNNNNNNNNNNNNNNNNNNNNNNNNNNNNNNNNNNNNNNNNNNNNNNNNNNNNNNNNNNNNNNNNNNNNNNNNNNNNNNNNNNNNNNNNNNNNNNNNNNNNNNNNNNNNNNNNNNNNNNNNNNNNNNNNNNNNNNNNNNNNNNNNNNNNNNNNNNNNNNNNNNNNNNNNNNNNNNNNNNNNNNNNNNNNNNNNNNNNNNNNNNNNNNNNNNNNNNNNNNNNNNNNNNNNNNNNNNNNNNNNNNNNNNNNNNNNNNNNNNNNNNNNNNNNNNNNNNNNNNNNNNNNNNNNNNNNNNNNNNNNNNNNNNNNNNNNNNNNNNNNNNNNNNNNNNNNNNNNNNNNNNNNNNNNNNNNNNNNNNNNNNNNNNNNNNNNNNNNNNNNNNNNNNNNNNNNNNNNNNNNNNNNNNNNNNNNNNNNNNNNNNNNNNNNNNNNNNNNNNNNNNNNNNNNNNNNNNNNNNNNNNNNNNNNNNNNNNNNNNNNNNNNNNNNNNNNNNNNNNNNNNNNNNNNNNNNNNNNNNNNNNNNNNNNNNNNNNNNNNNNNNNNNNNNNNNNNNNNNNNNNNNNNNNNNNNNNNNNNNNNNNNNNNNNNNNNNNNNNNNNNNNNNNNNNNNNNNNNNNNNNNNNNNNNNNNNNNNNNNNNNNNNNNNNNNNNNNNNNNNNNNNNNNNNNNNNNNNNNNNNNNNNNNNNNNNNNNNNNNNNNNNNNNNNNNNNNNNNNNNNNNNNNNNNNNNNNNNNNNNNNNNNNNNNNNNNNNNNNNNNNNNNNNNNNNNNNNNNNNNNNNNNNNNNNNNNNNNNNNNNNNNNNNNNNNNNNNNNNNNNNNNNNNNNNNNNNNNNNNNNNNNNNNNNNNNNNNNNNNNNNNNNNNNNNNNNNNNNNNNNNNNNNNNNNNNNNNNNNNNNNNNNNNNNNNNNNNNNNNNNNNNNNNNNNNNNNNNNNNNNNNNNNNNNNNNNNNNNNNNNNNNNNNNNNNNNNNNNNNNNNNNNNNNNNNNNNNNNNNNNNNNNNNNNNNNNNNNNNNNNNNNNNNNNNNNNNNNNNNNNNNNNNNNNNNNNNNNNNNNNNNNNNNNNNNNNNNNNNNNNNNNNNNNNNNNNNNNNNNNNNNNNNNNNNNNNNNNNNNNNNNNNNNNNNNNNNNNNNNNNNNNNNNNNNNNNNNNNNNNNNNNNNNNNNNNNNNNNNNNNNNNNNNNNNNNNNNNNNNNNNNNNNNNNNNNNNNNNNNNNNNNNNNNNNNNNNNNNNNNNNNNNNNNNNNNNNNNNNNNNNNNNNNNNNNNNNNNNNNNNNNNNNNNNNNNNNNNNNNNNNNNNNNNNNNNNNNNNNNNNNNNNNNNNNNNNNNNNNNNNNNNNNNNNNNNNNNNNNNNNNNNNNNNNNNNNNNNNNNNNNNNNNNNNNNNNNNNNNNNNNNNNNNNNNNNNNNNNNNNNNNNNNNNNNNNNNNNNNNNNNNNNNNNNNNNNNNNNNNNNNNNNNNNNNNNNNNNNNNNNNNNNNNNNNNNNNNNNNNNNNNNNNNNNNNNNNNNNNNNNNNNNNNNNNNNNNNNNNNNNNNNNNNNNNNNNNNNNNNNNNNNNNNNNNNNNNNNNNNNNNNNNNNNNNNNNNNNNNNNNNNNNNNNNNNNNNNNNNNNNNNNNNNNNNNNNNNNNNNNNNNNNNNNNNNNNNNNNNNNNNNNNNNNNNNNNNNNNNNNNNNNNNNNNNNNNNNNNNNNNNNNNNNNNNNNNNNNNNNNNNNNNNNNNNNNNNNNNNNNNNNNNNNNNNNNNNNNNNNNNNNNNNNNNNNNNNNNNNNNNNNNNNNNNNNNNNNNNNNNNNNNNNNNNNNNNNNNNNNNNNNNNNNNNNNNNNNNNNNNNNNNNNNNNNNNNNNNNNNNNNNNNNNNNNNNNNNNNNNNNNNNNNNNNNNNNNNNNNNNNNNNNNNNNNNNNNNNNNNNNNNNNNNNNNNNNNNNNNNNNNNNNNNNNNNNNNNNNNNNNNNNNNNNNNNNNNNNNNNNNNNNNNNNNNNNNNNNNNNNNNNNNNNNNNNNNNNNNNNNNNNNNNNNNNNNNNNNNNNNNNNNNNNNNNNNNNNNNNNNNNNNNNNNNNNNNNNNNNNNNNNNNNNNNNNNNNNNNNNNNNNNNNNNNNNNNNNNNNNNNNNNNNNNNNNNNNNNNNNNNNNNNNNNNNNNNNNNNNNNNNNNNNNNNNNNNNNNNNNNNNNNNNNNNNNNNNNNNNNNNNNNNNNNNNNNNNNNNNNNNNNNNNNNNNNNNNNNNNNNNNNNNNNNNNNNNNNNNNNNNNNNNNNNNNNNNNNNNNNNNNNNNNNNNNNNNNNNNNNNNNNNNNNNNNNNNNNNNNNNNNNNNNNNNNNNNNNNNNNNNNNNNNNNNNNNNNNNNNNNNNNNNNNNNNNNNNNNNNNNNNNNNNNNNNNNNNNNNNNNNNNNNNNNNNNNNNNNNNNNNNNNNNNNNNNNNNNNNNNNNNNNNNNNNNNNNNNNNNNNNNNNNNNNNNNNNNNNNNNNNNNNNNNNNNNNNNNNNNNNNNNNNNNNNNNNNNNNNNNNNNNNNNNNNNNNNNNNNNNNNNNNNNNNNNNNNNNNNNNNNNNNNNNNNNNNNNNNNNNNNNNNNNNNNNNNNNNNNNNNNNNNNNNNNNNNNNNNNNNNNNNNNNNNNNNNNNNNNNNNNNNNNNNNNNNNNNNNNNNNNNNNNNNNNNNNNNNNNNNNNNNNNNNNNNNNNNNNNNNNNNNNNNNNNNNNNNNNNNNNNNNNNNNNNNNNNNNNNNNNNNNNNNNNNNNNNNNNNNNNNNNNNNNNNNNNNNNNNNNNNNNNNNNNNNNNNNNNNNNNNNNNNNNNNNNNNNNNNNNNNNNNNNNNNNNNNNNNNNNNNNNNNNNNNNNNNNNNNNNNNNNNNNNNNNNNNNNNNNNNNNNNNNNNNNNNNNNNNNNNNNNNNNNNNNNNNNNNNNNNNNNNNNNNNNNNNNNNNNNNNNNNNNNNNNNNNNNNNNNNNNNNNNNNNNNNNNNNNNNNNNNNNNNNNNNNNNNNNNNNNNNNNNNNNNNNNNNNNNNNNNNNNNNNNNNNNNNNNNNNNNNNNNNNNNNNNNNNNNNNNNNNNNNNNNNNNNNNNNNNNNNNNNNNNNNNNNNNNNNNNNNNNNNNNNNNNNNNNNNNNNNNNNNNNNNNNNNNNNNNNNNNNNNNNNNNNNNNNNNNNNNNNNNNNNNNNNNNNNNNNNNNNNNNNNNNNNNNNNNNNNNNNNNNNNNNNNNNNNNNNNNNNNNNNNNNNNNNNNNNNNNNNNNNNNNNNNNNNNNNNNNNNNNNNNNNNNNNNNNNNNNNNNNNNNNNNNNNNNNNNNNNNNNNNNNNNNNNNNNNNNNNNNNNNNNNNNNNNNNNNNNNNNNNNNNNNNNNNNNNNNNNNNNNNNNNNNNNNNNNNNNNNNNNNNNNNNNNNNNNNNNNNNNNNNNNNNNNNNNNNNNNNNNNNNNNNNNNNNNNNNNNNNNNNNNNNNNNNNNNNNNNNNNNNNNNNNNNNNNNNNNNNNNNNNNNNNNNNNNNNNNNNNNNNNNNNNNNNNNNNNNNNNNNNNNNNNNNNNNNNNNNNNNNNNNNNNNNNNNNNNNNNNNNNNNNNNNNNNNNNNNNNNNNNNNNNNNNNNNNNNNNNNNNNNNNNNNNNNNNNNNNNNNNNNNNNNNNNNNNNNNNNNNNNNNNNNNNNNNNNNNNNNNNNNNNNNNNNNNNNNNNNNNNNNNNNNNNNNNNNNNNNNNNNNNNNNNNNNNNNNNNNNNNNNNNNNNNACTGAGAGAACGTACCAAGTGGCTGGCAAGGATGACCTTGGCGCCATAACCGGTCAAGTACTTGATAGTGGGAACAGCAGCACGGATCCTAGTGTCATCGGTGATTTTGCTGTTATCATCCAAAGGAACGTTGAGATCCACCCTAACGAACACCCTCTTTCCTTTCAGATCACCCTCCTTCAACGTAGACACGCTCCTCTTTGTCGCCATTTCTCTGTTCTAATCTGAAAAATCTGATATCGAGTATAACTAATCAGTAACTGAAACAGGGAAAAGAAATCAGAATCGTTAGGAAGCTTGTTTTGGGAGGCGATACTCACAATGGTATATGGTGCAAATCACTGTGACCGAGACACAGAGATGAAGCTAGAACGAGTAAAGTGATTGAACGTTCTAGAACATATATAGACAAAGGATGGTTTAGGGTCAGGTGGCACACGTACCTGTACACACGTGCTGACGTGCgaggctttttctttttcttctttttatttgcaTTTGCATGACCAAAATGGCAAAATGGCAAAATCGCCTATAAGCTTTAGATCCCCTCCTAGGctccaaaaatttaattaacctaatttaaattgtttattttattacataTTGGTAAAATTAAGGTGTAATACTTAATCATATTGGTATAATTAAAGTGTaatatcattaaattttatgatattttttaaaattgtgaaaacagaataatacatttttttgtattaaaaatatacaatacaaAAAGGCAGTATTCTCAAAATAAGAGGAAGTATTGTCctattttcacaattttaaaaaataccataaaatctaatgattaaatattataccaaaattttttcactatacaaaaaaattaaccaatTTAAATTCCTAAATTTTGATTCTTAATTCACATTAATTTTAGATTCATCTttcagtataaaaaaattatggcaAGAAATAGAAACTCCAAAATAGATATTGTATAATGAACTACGATaccaaaaattttgataatgagacaaaatatatataacataataataattttgttaataaaattattaagtgtacataaaaattagttattaaattatctattaaCTATTATGTATTTGTATAGATATACATGTAttgtttaattcatttttaatgtatattttatatttcaatatatattctatacagattattcttttttacaaacatatagcatgattattataattatattttgttattgtaaaatattattaatctttaaaatatctaatatacaaattataacactaaaataataatttaaataataatatataatttagaattctattttttaagttttatatttttaaaaaaattgagtaatctatttttctaaaaatataattgaaatatctctctttttatatatatatcactaaataatcatttaaaaatttacttttcatacAATTAGAAATTAACTCTTACTGATATTCATAGTTGAGAAAATTTTTTGACTTTTTTAATTAACGTAgttgcacaaaaaaaattaaagataattaaaaaaagaaaaatattttttcaagttgATTTCTAAAAAACAACACTAACctcatttaaattgagaattgaTTATTTTCTTAGACATCTaatatgaaattcttaaattaactatttagtagtaaaagttgaaaaaaattattgtagggtcaaatttaataatttaatgaggacaaataaatattgttatcatatactactcaaaaaaattcaaattgtaATACGGCCGCTTACCCCCACAACTAAAAACATAGATCCGTCCTTGTGTATCATAGACGAGAGAAATATTAGGgacatcaaaatttattattttttgttattatttagtattaatttaatttttttaatctaataatttaacaacatattttatctcatatttttaaatattaatggcTAACTAATGACCAAAATCAATAAATTCTGATAACCTTATAGCATTCTTCGGAGAGATAATATTATTTgcgaaaaataaaattgtttcgAGAGTTACCTAAAACTGGGTTGTTTTGGGGCTTGGACGTGAggtccaattttttttagggaCAACGTCCAACTTTTTTGTTGGAGAGGTGCCGCCTTCCGAGTTCCTTGTGAGGAGGTAAGGGatggtacctgcaaaagactCTGATACTTAAGTTAATAAGGATTTTAAGCAAATTTATAGTAGATTAGATTCTGAATATACCTGAGGgtgttagtgtatttataatagaatAAACAACCACCTTttagagtagttccacctttgaGGGTGAATAACCATTCTTTTTTTGTTAAGGAAGTTGTTGAGATATCCTTTCTAGATCAATAGGAGATATCTTAGGAGTTAGTTACTTATTTAGATAAGTAGAGCTAGACTCATGTCGCCGTGTCCGACCTCTATAACGTCGGGTAGGAATAGATCAGAACAATGTGTGTAGGTTAGACTTTATTCGTTTTGGGCCTGGCTAAATTGTGGGTTAGTGCATAAACAGTGCTCCTAATTGAGGTCGAGCTTTATGAAACTGGGCTCAAGCAATTATATTACCAAGTCGAAATGTTGAGTTGTGAAGAAGTTATTTAGTAGTCAAGGTCTGAAGCCAAGAAGATCGGTTGACTTGACGTGATTTTGAATGTTGTAACGTTTTCTTAACGTTACTCCGTAACCATTTGTGCGCTTTTTTGTGCGCTAGTTTCGTACAACTCACTCCGTTCgagttgttttgagaatgtatGACTTGTTTTAATACAAATTGCTTATTTTTTAGACATGATTATTTCTTGATCGGATTTCATGCAACTCTTTTAGTTTGAGTTATTTTGCAACTTAATGACTTGTTTTAATACAAATCATTTTTAAAACTTATAGTTTTGATTTCGTACGTCAAGTTTTGATACAAATTGTTTGTTCCAAAATTGGTAATTATTTCTGAGTATCTCATCTAGCTCATTTGATATGGGTAGTTTTAAAGTTTTacaatttatttcattttaaattgtttaattaaaacgtttttatttcttgatttaattttatactaCGTTTAAATTCGAGCTGTTTTTAGGACTTCACAACTTGTTTTAAGTACAACTTGTTTACTTTAAGTCCTTTTAATGTATCAGATCATCTTTATAGTCATCGAACTTCGTTACTTCATCCATTGTGCCCCTGCTCAAAGTCGAACTTTATGAAGTCGAACTCGAGCAATCAAGCGGATTGAATTATAGAATAAAGCCTTTCAATGATTTGTTCAACTCGTTCCTTTCGATTTTTTATAGATGACTTGTTTTTATACAAGTCATTTTTTTAAGCACAACTCGTTGTATATCAAGTTGTTTTGCGcaatttgtttttataaaaattgctTAGATCATATGGTTATTTTTTACTCGATTTCGTTTGATTCATGAGCTTGAGTTGTTTTATTATCAAGCCGTATTATAAACATTGGACACTAATTTGAACCTTATCGTTTTATCCGAGTGACCATTAAAAAGGTCTACTCGTCATTTTCGTACTTTGTCGAGCATAAATTGACGCCTTAGGTGAAGGGATTATATGCTTATCATTCTCCTTTCTAGTTTTTACAAGGTTGTCATCCTTGTATATGATACAGCTCATTTTTACCCAAGTTGTTTTAAttggaaaattatttttacgtTTTGGTTTTGTTTGAAATGCTTTTACCATCCTTCCATTCCTTTCTAACTCATTTTTGTACGAGTCGTTTGGTTGAAGGATTGTTTTTCTTGTCATGTTTGCTTTTAGCCTTTTGATTTTTTACAACTCATTTTATATCAAGTTGTTTCAATTTTGCTTTCACGATtcattttaatacaaataattttttaatactttGCTTTGATGATTTGTTTTGATACAAATCACTTTTAAAGCTTTGTTTTCAGGTTGACATGACTTATGCTTGACACACGTTCATTGAAAATATAGTTGACTGGCACAACTCGTTAAAACCGAGTTGTCCTCATGTTGTCGTGGATGCTAGAACAAATTTTCTTTGGACAAATTGTGAAGTTATTCCATTTTATACGACTAAGTTGTTTATTTTCGGAACTTGTAGGGATAAGCTCGAAGGCTTAGAATTTTGTACGACTTATTTGTTACTTGTGTGGATTGAGTTGTTAAATTGTATTTATTCCTCGAGGGGTGTATTTAGTTAAGTTTTTTTTGCGATTTGTTCTAAGCATAAATCTTTCAACCCTTTTGGCTTGAGCTTTTTTCGATGTGCTTTTTTCCAATTTGCATATTTATCTTCTTACTCCAATTTGTACATCGTCGCTTCATCTTACTGACCACCTAGGTCAGACAATGATATTTGTAGTTTTTCAAGCTTAAATTAGTGTTTTTAATTGtagaaaattaatttctatAAGAAATTGTATATCCCCTTATGTTGGAGGCATGTCGCAACCTGGGCGGTTTTTCACCCTTGAGGTTGGACACATTGTAGTAGCCCTTTGCTATAACTTTAGTAATCTTATAAGGTCCTAAGCAGTTTGTTGTCAGCTTTTCTTCGTCCGACCTCTATAGCCTGATATTATTTCTTATCAGGATAAGGTCTTTTGTGACAAATCTCGCAGTCATCTTTTGTCTCAAAACCTCTTTTCTTATCCGAGTTTGATCTCGGATTTCTAGGAGGAGGTTGAACACTTCCTTTCTACTCCGACTTCATTGTAGAATATTGCCTTtggtttttctttatttatatcaATGAGAATAATGGCTTTTGTGCCATATGCATGTTGAAAGGAAGATTCTTCAGTGGTAGTTTGAGTCGTCCCATATGCTTATAGCATTTGTATGAGTTTCGAAAAGTCAGTTAATAGAAGCTTCGTAACATCTTTTTCTCGGTGATCTGATCCAAGTGAATTCCACAGATTTTATTGTGAGTTTCATatagaaatttcttagtttttaaGGTAGGACATTCAACTTATCAACTTCTTTTAATATTGAGGGTGACAACAGTGTCTCTTGAATCAGGCTGTTATTATTGCCCCTAGGCCTTGTGCTAGCTAACTTGGAGACGGTATTGGCTTGGCCATTCTGCTCTCAGGTTATATGTTTAACTTCTGTTTCCTGAAACTTGGCTAGTTGGGCCAaagttttttttcaaatatatctttataTTAGGATTTTTAGCTTGGTAATTACCATTGATTTGTGAGGTTATTATTTGTGAGTCATTTAAACACTGTGCCCTTCAAGGTACCGAGTGCTTTGGCCATTTGAAGGCCGACAAACACGGCTTCATATTCAACTTGATAGTTGGAGGCTAGAAAGTCAGACTTTAATGAGAGTTCTGTCCgagttcctttttcatttttgagaATGATCCTGCCCCATTACTAGCTTTGTTTTATGATCCATCTCCCAATTGTCAAGTTCTCTTTTCGCTCCTCAGTATATTCTGCAAGGAAGTCGGCCAAGTATTGTGACTTGATGATCGTCGGAGTTTCGTACTTCAAATCGAACTCTGATAGATTCACAGCCCATTGTAGCATCTGTAACACTCTACTACACAGAGGCTTACACTTAAATCCACAGAGGCATTTCAAGTGCCATTACTACCATCTCCGACCTCTTTCGTCTAGACTGAAGAGGTCGGAGATAGTAGTGACAGTGCTTAAAGTGTCTTCAGTTTATAGCCCATTTGCACACAATGGAAACGTATATTttataagaacaaaaaaatatttattttaattattgattttttgttaaaaatacatatttttttataaaaaaatgtgtctgatcaatcatataattctttttttataataacatacttatatattacaaaatttatcaatgttaaattttatagaaaaaattatataatttaaactaaaatcttaaaagtttGTATGAAAACACTTTATTTAAAcgatatataaaaaatagaattgaaattagtgcatccaagatattaaaaattttaaatttaaaaaaaataagaaaaaattggtgaagggactagtttggtgcacgacattcaatttcaaGAATTAAAATGAGTCGCTTAATGCAAAGTGAGCgactaatttggtgcatctACAATAATGACACAATGAACGACACGTGAACGAATACTGTTGCGACACGTGGCACAAACAGACACGTGGCTAAATAGTATTGTGACACATGACATAACTCTCCACAtcagcatgccacgtgtcactagTCACTACATCATTATACCATCACACGTGACCAAATCGTggagtgacacgtgtcacttagggggtgttcaaatccaaaccgatccaaattaaaccgctcatccaatccaatccaaaccaaaAATCGATTAAAATCGCACTAATTCGGATTcgattggattttatttttcacaaacCACTGGATCAGATCAGATTTCGGATCTACTTTTCACAActgatccaatccaatccaaaccgcacaatgtgttataacattattattttattattatgtttacaattatacttataaaatattcaatttgttatacattttttatattttttatgtattattattatttaatagatgttttatgttcaaaatgtgatttatttatttattttaactagcctataattttatttcttttgttatgttattgttggttttttaagatattgttaagacttgttatgtcattgttggttatttaaaatttgatgttgagacttgttatatatatatttaatttttttaatttacaaaaccgcaaaaatccaatccaaaccgtaTCGCAAGTAAACATAGTATTCGGATCGGATGAGTTTTTGACTCAAAATC comes from the Arachis duranensis cultivar V14167 chromosome 7, aradu.V14167.gnm2.J7QH, whole genome shotgun sequence genome and includes:
- the LOC107480463 gene encoding phosphoglycerate kinase 3, cytosolic (The sequence of the model RefSeq protein was modified relative to this genomic sequence to represent the inferred CDS: added 156 bases not found in genome assembly) translates to MATKRSVSTLKEGDLKGKRVFVRVDLNVPLDDNSKITDDTRIRAAVPTIKYLTGYGAKVILASHLGRPKGVTPKYSLKPLVPRLTELLGVDVKMANDSIGEEVEKLVASLPEGGVLL